From the Solanum stenotomum isolate F172 chromosome 4, ASM1918654v1, whole genome shotgun sequence genome, one window contains:
- the LOC125861453 gene encoding uncharacterized protein LOC125861453: protein MNTRANRRIAEEEIDDGGVPPQGVQGGQSPLGVQENEVSVVPPNMTNGEISEDFLSLALAMTTQANRDVIPRVIDIESIVASRLRDFTRMNHCTFLGSKVDEDPQNFIEEVFKIVDAMGVTPMKKAELISYQLKDVAQVWFEKWRDERPIVSDPMGWGVFKTTFLDRFFPLELREKKLVEFMNLRQENISVKEYSLKFTEHSKYSPTLVENSRARMNKCVMGISGLVKEECRTAMLHHDMDIFSLMVYAHQLEETKLRKMNRDMKRARPDEQNQSRSMKRFYKQDSSMVNNDRVSNHKPKRGNGGGSTFERTRCATWGK from the coding sequence ATGAATACGAGGGCTAACCGGAGGATAGCGGAAGAGGAGATAGATGATgggggagttcctccccaaggagTGCAAGGTGGTCAATCTCCTTTAGGTGTGCAAGAGAATGAGGTTTCGGTGGTTCCCCCGAATATGACTAATGGGGAGATTAGTGAGGATTTTCTCTCCCTAGCACTTGCCATGACTACTCAAGCAAATAGAGATGTTATTCCTAGGGTGATTGATATTGAGAGTATCGTGGCCTCAAGgttaagggatttcacaaggatgaatcatTGTACCTTCTTGGGTTCTAAGGTAGAtgaggacccacaaaacttTATTGAAGAGGTTTTTAAGATTGTGGATGCCATGGGAGTGACTCCTATGAAGAAGGCGGAGTTGATTtcctaccaactcaaggatgTAGCTCAAGTGTGGTTTGAGAAATGGAGGGATGAGAGACCCATAGTGTCTGACCCAATGGGTTGGGGAGTGTTTAAGACGACcttccttgataggtttttccccttagAGTTGAGGGAGAAAAAGTTGGTTGAGTTCATGAACCTACGTCAAGAGAATATAAGTGTGAAGGAATACTCTCTCAAGTTTACTGAACACTCTAAGTATTCTCCTACCTTGGTAGAAAATTCTAgggctagaatgaataagtGTGTGATGGGGATTTCCGGTTTGGTGAAAGAAGAGTGTCGTACGGCCATGCTCcatcatgatatggatatctttAGTCTTATGGTTTATGCTCATCAACTTGAGGAGACGAAACTTAGAAAGATGAATAGAGATATGAAGAGGGCTAGGCCGGATGAACAAAACCAATCTAGGTCTATGAAGAGGTTCTATAAACAAGATTCTTCAATggtcaacaatgatagggtgtctaaccatAAACCTAAAAGAGGGAATGGAGGTGGTTCTACTTTTGAGAGGACTAGGTGTGCTACTTGGGGAAAGTAA